A DNA window from Desulfovibrionales bacterium contains the following coding sequences:
- the smpB gene encoding SsrA-binding protein SmpB, translating into MSVKVVCQNKKAAHEYFITERYEAGLVLTGSEVKSLRQGKATLADGYAQVVGGEVLLYNVHISPYSHTHHEEQDPTRTRKVLFHRQEIRRLIGKIQEKGLTLIPTKIYFKNGWVKVELALAKGKKLYDKRESIKRREEEREIAKRYRGRN; encoded by the coding sequence TTGAGTGTAAAGGTAGTCTGCCAGAATAAGAAGGCAGCGCATGAGTATTTTATCACTGAAAGATATGAAGCAGGTTTGGTACTTACGGGAAGTGAGGTCAAGTCTCTGCGGCAAGGAAAGGCAACCCTGGCCGATGGTTATGCGCAGGTGGTCGGGGGTGAGGTCTTGCTGTATAATGTGCATATAAGTCCGTATTCTCATACGCACCATGAGGAGCAGGACCCGACCCGCACACGCAAGGTTTTGTTCCACCGGCAGGAGATAAGAAGGCTGATCGGTAAGATACAGGAGAAGGGATTAACGCTCATACCGACCAAGATATATTTTAAAAATGGCTGGGTGAAGGTAGAGCTGGCCCTGGCCAAGGGTAAAAAGTTATACGATAAAAGAGAGAGTATAAAGAGGAGGGAAGAAGAAAGGGAGATAGCCAAGCGCTATCGAGGTCGAAACTGA
- a CDS encoding PHP domain-containing protein — MIDLHIHTIASSDGQHAPEEIFALAGRHGLKAIAFADHNSVGSVPEGVRLGKETGIEFVPAIEINTFYSDLDLHLLAYFIDYEGTSVQDWLAAIRVEKEKQALGRIARLQESGFVLTEEDVRRHSGGKIPTGYSYLKAILDRKENKEDPRLRTYTEGNGARSPYYRFYHDWLKGGRPAYVPIEALATPGVIRQVLKWKAVPVLAHPIDTPDAVIMGLIGAGLMGLEVYNSYHSAERVKHLEVIAGKHNLLMTSGSDFHGQKMKPDIEMGRLQGNKMSLLDALKAAKARLDAAS; from the coding sequence ATGATTGACTTACACATACATACCATAGCCAGTTCCGACGGACAGCACGCCCCGGAGGAGATATTTGCCCTGGCCGGGAGGCATGGCCTTAAGGCTATTGCCTTTGCCGACCATAACAGCGTGGGCAGTGTGCCGGAAGGGGTTCGCCTGGGAAAAGAGACCGGCATAGAGTTCGTGCCGGCCATAGAGATCAACACCTTCTATTCAGACCTTGACCTGCACCTCCTGGCCTATTTTATCGATTATGAAGGCACATCTGTTCAGGACTGGCTGGCTGCCATACGGGTAGAAAAGGAAAAGCAGGCGCTGGGGAGGATCGCCAGGCTGCAGGAATCGGGTTTTGTCCTCACGGAAGAAGATGTACGCAGGCATTCGGGCGGTAAGATTCCAACCGGATATTCTTATCTCAAGGCCATCTTGGACCGAAAAGAAAATAAGGAAGACCCAAGGCTCAGGACATATACTGAAGGAAATGGCGCCAGGTCGCCTTATTATCGATTCTATCATGATTGGCTGAAGGGCGGGAGACCGGCCTACGTGCCCATTGAGGCCCTGGCTACACCCGGCGTCATAAGGCAGGTACTGAAGTGGAAGGCTGTTCCTGTTTTGGCTCATCCCATAGACACGCCGGATGCAGTCATTATGGGCCTTATAGGGGCCGGTTTGATGGGTCTGGAGGTCTATAACAGCTACCACAGCGCGGAACGGGTTAAACATCTCGAGGTCATAGCCGGGAAACACAACCTCCTTATGACCAGCGGCTCTGATTTCCACGGCCAAAAGATGAAGCCGGATATCGAAATGGGGAGATTGCAGGGAAACAAGATGTCCCTCCTTGACGCCCTCAAAGCGGCTAAGGCCCGTCTTGATGCGGCTTCCTGA
- a CDS encoding creatininase family protein: MLLEELTMLEFVEGLKKTRTVVIPYGSVEEHGFHLPLSTDTVHIYETARAASSKRPLFVAPPIHYGLCRSTSGHPGTITIKAGTLRRLTIDIVTSLYSQGLRNFILISGHAGGTHLAAITDAGEELLSALPEANIAVLSILDLVGRAARGLVETAGDSHAGEVETSVMLYLRPEWVKGTSPEEYPAFPNLILVRNKRKFWPNGVWGNPARANTEKGKKLLYAAADELVNLAERIEQFRE, encoded by the coding sequence ATGCTCCTCGAAGAACTTACCATGCTTGAATTTGTCGAAGGGCTGAAAAAGACCCGTACGGTCGTCATCCCTTATGGCTCGGTAGAAGAGCATGGTTTCCACCTGCCCCTCTCTACAGACACCGTACATATCTACGAAACAGCCAGGGCCGCATCTTCGAAAAGGCCCCTCTTTGTGGCTCCGCCCATCCATTATGGCCTGTGCCGCAGTACAAGCGGACATCCCGGCACAATCACCATAAAAGCAGGAACCCTGCGCAGGCTGACTATAGACATCGTTACGTCCCTCTATTCCCAGGGGTTGAGGAATTTCATCCTCATCTCCGGACACGCGGGCGGGACACACCTGGCCGCTATTACCGATGCCGGAGAGGAATTGCTCTCTGCCCTGCCTGAGGCCAACATAGCGGTTTTAAGCATACTCGATCTTGTTGGAAGGGCCGCCCGGGGTCTTGTAGAAACAGCCGGTGATTCGCATGCCGGAGAGGTAGAAACGTCAGTCATGCTCTACCTGCGCCCGGAATGGGTCAAGGGCACAAGTCCGGAAGAATATCCGGCATTCCCCAATCTCATCCTGGTAAGAAATAAGAGAAAATTCTGGCCGAATGGTGTCTGGGGCAACCCGGCCAGGGCCAATACGGAAAAAGGCAAAAAATTGTTATATGCGGCAGCGGACGAACTCGTCAACCTGGCAGAAAGAATCGAACAGTTCAGGGAGTAA
- a CDS encoding selenium metabolism-associated LysR family transcriptional regulator, producing the protein MFDLHQLEVFCRVLELKSFSKAAESVYLTQPTVSGHIQALEQFLDTRLFDRLGKEVVPTRAGELLYKYARQMLSLRSEARRELELFLGRVKGEMTIGASTIPGAYILPELIGSFKKEHSDIYITLTIADTTGVIESLLAGKIEIGVVGAKIEDKRLQYREWVRDEMVIVVPSGYKWAGRRYVEADELKKEAFMLREPGSGTRMTSLKALEKLGMDAKELNIIAEMGSTEAVRQAVKAGIGISILSRRAVKDDIAAGSLHGLRVKGLDLWREFYVVVLKGRTLSPITDSFLDFLFLRATGFTGEEIPA; encoded by the coding sequence ATGTTTGATCTTCACCAGTTAGAAGTTTTCTGCCGCGTCCTGGAATTAAAGAGCTTTTCAAAGGCTGCGGAATCAGTATATCTTACCCAGCCGACGGTGAGCGGGCATATTCAGGCCCTGGAGCAGTTTTTGGATACGCGTCTCTTTGATCGTCTGGGTAAGGAGGTTGTGCCTACCAGGGCCGGAGAATTGCTTTATAAATATGCCAGGCAGATGTTGAGCCTGCGGTCCGAGGCCCGGCGAGAGTTAGAGCTTTTTCTGGGCAGGGTCAAGGGAGAGATGACCATCGGCGCCAGTACCATCCCGGGGGCATATATCCTTCCTGAGCTGATAGGTTCTTTTAAAAAAGAGCATAGCGACATCTATATCACCCTGACTATAGCTGATACTACGGGCGTTATAGAAAGCCTTCTGGCGGGAAAGATCGAGATAGGGGTGGTGGGGGCTAAAATAGAGGATAAAAGGCTCCAGTACCGGGAGTGGGTAAGGGACGAGATGGTGATTGTAGTCCCCTCCGGCTATAAGTGGGCAGGACGACGTTATGTCGAGGCAGATGAACTCAAAAAAGAGGCCTTCATGCTGCGCGAGCCAGGCTCCGGCACGCGTATGACCAGCCTCAAGGCCCTTGAGAAACTGGGCATGGATGCAAAAGAACTTAACATCATTGCCGAGATGGGCAGCACCGAGGCCGTGCGCCAAGCCGTGAAGGCGGGAATAGGCATTAGTATTTTATCCCGGCGGGCGGTCAAAGACGATATTGCCGCGGGTTCCTTGCACGGACTGAGGGTAAAGGGGTTAGACTTATGGCGTGAGTTTTATGTCGTAGTTCTTAAAGGGCGTACGCTTTCTCCGATTACCGATTCCTTTCTTGATTTTTTGTTTTTGCGTGCAACCGGTTTTACCGGGGAGGAAATCCCGGCATAA
- a CDS encoding TlpA disulfide reductase family protein: MADNLSRYFGHSVRWFIALVFILLVSVQLYTSPDSEAKNVRAADFSLKDMDGRMVSLSHFKGKVVLVNFWATGCPACRAEIPAFIAVYKKYKSKGFEIISISLDDVTTSAGKKILAEFIKRAGITYPVLIGNNAVCKDYGGIYYIPVSFLVDSKGNIIKRYIGELKMDVLEKDMAPLLKR; the protein is encoded by the coding sequence ATGGCAGATAACTTAAGTCGTTACTTTGGACATTCAGTAAGGTGGTTTATTGCTTTAGTATTCATCTTGTTAGTTTCCGTACAACTTTATACATCTCCTGATTCAGAGGCAAAAAACGTCAGGGCCGCCGATTTTTCCCTGAAAGACATGGATGGCCGCATGGTAAGCCTCAGCCATTTTAAAGGCAAGGTTGTCCTGGTTAACTTCTGGGCCACGGGGTGTCCTGCCTGTCGGGCCGAGATACCCGCTTTCATTGCTGTGTACAAGAAATATAAGAGCAAGGGATTTGAAATTATCAGTATCTCGCTTGACGATGTTACCACATCTGCCGGCAAGAAAATCCTGGCCGAATTTATCAAAAGAGCCGGCATTACCTACCCTGTTCTGATAGGCAATAATGCGGTATGTAAGGATTACGGGGGTATCTACTACATCCCCGTGAGTTTTCTTGTTGATTCAAAAGGGAATATAATAAAAAGATACATAGGCGAGCTTAAAATGGATGTCCTCGAAAAGGATATGGCGCCGCTCTTAAAGAGATAA
- a CDS encoding tetratricopeptide repeat protein: protein MIELRKGYLQQLFFILSFLLFIASLADAKIPDAVLEQKNSVVTIYTYKDGQADVIGSGFIVGSNGVIATNYHVLTGSTKSPEAASFVKMENGAVLRIEDLIIFDAKNDIAILKVESKELPAVRLAINYKPEIGEDIIVIGSPFGYETTISNGIISGVRRQSGLIQITAPVSPGSSGSPVFNTKGEVIGIASFLVEGGQNLNFAIPVKYVANLLPGQNEENSSVKLSAEAPAPEAAPAPEAAPAPEAAPAPEPMTEPMTPELCYDWYQEALHKINSKDYAGALPLLEDLSVHLPLVPEEPVGCPQLVQYITELCNKIIRNKPDLAQPHYILGQALSASGDNAGAIKAYQKAIGLNPDARYHVRLGRAYLVAGNPQKARQAFLATAKNPRRQTSVMIYFAYLNTGHQKDAAKTLQEIVDKLKANPMASPDILAETYYCLGRSCEKSGQHDKAIKALSQAVKIEPDNGEYIEYLAARYYKIGNYKQAIQCYEKLLFLISNGSVSPDWSQYRGSRQIHVYSRLAYSYCQTGEYAKAVNAYKMVIELDPEDTYALHMLGLSYFNLSQYPEAISVLNLYIEAAPDDPYAHYFLGRAYYENKNYDSAQSAYLKAIHLKSDLSSAILSSLYFNLGLVYSKLGRLEDEEGAYKEALEIDKDEAAALLNLGCCYGRRGQGVLAADYYYRAGIIYLQKGDRENAVGALHNLSTTGSPLYEKLYSKIYPDVPLKKEKEEK from the coding sequence ATGATAGAACTAAGAAAGGGGTACCTACAGCAACTTTTCTTTATCCTCAGCTTTCTTCTTTTTATCGCTTCATTGGCCGATGCTAAAATCCCGGACGCAGTTTTGGAGCAGAAAAACTCCGTTGTGACCATTTATACTTATAAAGACGGACAAGCGGATGTTATAGGAAGCGGGTTTATTGTTGGCTCCAATGGCGTTATTGCAACCAACTACCATGTGTTGACAGGGTCAACAAAATCACCAGAGGCGGCGTCCTTTGTCAAGATGGAAAATGGCGCGGTTCTTCGCATAGAGGATCTTATCATATTTGATGCAAAAAATGACATTGCCATTTTAAAGGTAGAAAGCAAAGAACTCCCGGCGGTCAGGTTGGCAATAAACTACAAACCAGAGATAGGCGAGGATATCATAGTTATAGGAAGTCCCTTTGGGTATGAAACTACGATTTCTAATGGCATTATAAGCGGCGTGCGCAGACAAAGTGGCCTTATTCAAATAACGGCCCCTGTCTCACCGGGGAGCAGTGGAAGCCCTGTATTTAACACAAAGGGCGAAGTAATTGGTATCGCAAGCTTCCTTGTTGAAGGCGGACAAAACCTTAACTTTGCAATCCCTGTTAAATATGTGGCAAACCTTCTTCCCGGACAAAACGAAGAGAATTCGTCTGTGAAATTGTCAGCCGAAGCTCCGGCTCCTGAGGCAGCTCCGGCTCCTGAGGCAGCTCCCGCTCCTGAGGCAGCTCCCGCTCCAGAGCCTATGACAGAGCCTATGACTCCTGAATTATGTTATGACTGGTATCAAGAGGCGCTACATAAGATAAATAGCAAAGACTACGCTGGGGCTTTGCCTCTATTAGAAGATTTGTCTGTACACTTACCCTTAGTCCCGGAAGAACCTGTAGGTTGCCCTCAACTCGTACAATATATCACCGAGTTGTGTAACAAGATTATTCGGAATAAGCCGGACTTAGCCCAACCCCATTACATCCTGGGGCAAGCCCTATCTGCATCGGGGGATAACGCCGGGGCTATTAAAGCATACCAAAAGGCTATAGGTCTTAACCCCGATGCCCGCTATCATGTAAGGCTCGGAAGGGCGTATCTGGTTGCTGGTAATCCCCAAAAAGCCCGTCAAGCGTTTCTCGCGACCGCAAAAAATCCCCGAAGACAAACCTCGGTTATGATATACTTTGCATATCTAAACACTGGACATCAGAAAGACGCCGCCAAGACTTTGCAGGAAATAGTTGATAAGCTAAAGGCCAATCCAATGGCTTCCCCGGATATTTTAGCGGAGACTTACTATTGTCTTGGACGATCTTGCGAGAAATCTGGTCAACACGACAAGGCTATAAAAGCCTTAAGTCAGGCTGTTAAAATTGAACCTGACAACGGTGAATACATAGAGTATCTGGCTGCCAGATATTATAAGATTGGTAATTATAAGCAAGCCATTCAATGTTACGAAAAGCTCTTATTTCTAATATCAAATGGTTCTGTATCTCCAGATTGGAGCCAGTATAGGGGTAGTCGTCAAATCCACGTTTACAGTCGCTTGGCTTATTCTTATTGTCAAACAGGCGAGTATGCCAAGGCCGTCAACGCATATAAGATGGTAATAGAACTTGACCCGGAAGACACTTATGCGCTGCATATGCTTGGTTTGTCATATTTCAACCTTAGCCAATATCCAGAGGCCATATCTGTCCTTAACTTGTACATTGAGGCCGCGCCCGATGACCCGTATGCCCATTACTTTTTAGGACGTGCATACTATGAGAATAAAAATTACGACAGCGCTCAATCAGCCTATTTGAAAGCCATCCATCTCAAGAGTGATCTTTCAAGCGCTATCCTCAGTAGCCTCTATTTTAATCTCGGGCTTGTTTACTCAAAGCTGGGAAGGCTGGAGGATGAGGAAGGTGCGTACAAAGAGGCGCTGGAAATAGATAAGGACGAAGCCGCAGCATTATTGAATCTCGGATGTTGCTACGGCCGAAGAGGTCAAGGGGTGCTTGCGGCTGATTATTACTATAGGGCCGGTATCATATATCTACAAAAAGGCGATCGGGAAAACGCAGTCGGAGCCCTCCATAACCTCAGCACGACAGGTTCACCATTATACGAAAAACTTTACTCTAAAATCTATCCCGATGTACCGTTAAAGAAAGAAAAGGAGGAGAAGTAG